In one Bacillus thuringiensis genomic region, the following are encoded:
- a CDS encoding MFS transporter: protein MQGELQREKDLGYVGKLLSPVKASPHFKFLWIGQLLSALGSSITMVILPVVVYSLTGSTVVMGMTMAMYMLPNILALPFAGLIVDRIDRVKLMLLTDILRCILMLLLASLIFMDLLTITVLYILVALYGLMEGIFQPAYSAVRAKVFVPEIRNAANALTQMSNQGIRLIGPALGGLIVSVASAGIGFGLDAVTYLLSFLCLLFLKEIKFKKVKPIEKSKLNYKQEFMEGVLVLKSHPWLWITILVFSFINICYAGIIVVLIPWLFNVHHHFEAYVYGLGMAFSGGGAVIAALIFGGKERWHKRGLLAYGGVLISGIALLIMPFISWAPALIFLMVIEGFGMMIFGLIWETSLQELVPEEAFGRVASLDMLGSFALLPLGYVVVGWLATVIGGEITIITLASLVILTIGIALSVPSIRRFN, encoded by the coding sequence ATGCAAGGGGAATTACAAAGAGAAAAAGATTTAGGGTATGTTGGTAAATTATTATCGCCAGTTAAAGCGTCACCACATTTTAAATTTTTATGGATTGGACAATTACTCTCGGCCTTAGGTAGTTCGATAACTATGGTCATACTTCCAGTTGTTGTGTATTCATTAACTGGCTCAACAGTTGTGATGGGGATGACAATGGCAATGTACATGCTACCTAATATTCTCGCTTTACCGTTTGCAGGTTTAATTGTAGACCGAATTGATCGGGTTAAATTAATGTTATTAACGGATATACTCCGCTGTATATTAATGCTATTACTTGCATCGCTTATATTTATGGATTTATTAACAATTACAGTTTTATATATTCTCGTTGCCTTATACGGACTTATGGAAGGGATATTCCAACCAGCATATTCTGCTGTAAGGGCGAAAGTATTCGTTCCTGAAATTCGTAATGCAGCTAACGCACTCACTCAAATGAGTAATCAAGGTATACGATTAATTGGGCCAGCACTTGGTGGGTTAATCGTATCGGTTGCGTCTGCAGGGATAGGTTTCGGCCTAGATGCAGTAACGTACTTATTATCATTTTTATGTTTATTATTTTTAAAAGAAATTAAGTTTAAAAAAGTAAAACCCATTGAAAAGAGTAAGCTTAATTACAAACAAGAGTTTATGGAAGGTGTTTTAGTTTTAAAAAGTCATCCGTGGCTGTGGATTACAATTTTAGTTTTTTCTTTTATAAATATTTGTTATGCCGGCATTATCGTCGTATTAATTCCGTGGTTATTTAATGTTCATCATCATTTTGAAGCTTACGTGTATGGACTTGGCATGGCCTTTTCTGGTGGTGGAGCTGTAATTGCCGCATTAATATTTGGTGGGAAAGAGCGGTGGCATAAGAGAGGATTACTGGCTTATGGAGGTGTTTTAATTAGTGGCATTGCTTTATTAATTATGCCATTCATTTCTTGGGCACCCGCCTTAATATTCTTAATGGTAATTGAAGGATTTGGCATGATGATATTTGGACTCATTTGGGAAACTAGTTTACAGGAACTTGTACCAGAAGAAGCATTCGGAAGAGTGGCAAGCCTTGATATGTTGGGTTCTTTTGCTTTATTGCCATTAGGGTATGTAGTTGTAGGCTGGTTAGCTACTGTCATAGGTGGCGAGATAACTATTATAACACTAGCTAGTTTAGTAATTTTAACAATTGGAATCGCATTGTCTGTACCGAGTATTCGTCGATTTAATTGA
- a CDS encoding MFS transporter has translation MEQTKGIKIVFLMCLGIFLCMIDTTIMNIALPAIQSSVNTSLEKMSWVLNVYTMTIAVLAIPLGRIADIFGKAKMYILGLVIFGGGSVLCAFANTGDFLIFSRFIQSIGAAILFPTSMVIGVSAMPLAKRHVALAILGVTQGLSAAMGPVIGGIITQNLGWRWVFFVNVPVCIIGIVLCCIMLQIKNEERIISKIDWIGLLLSSTAIFSFTLILVKGNTWGWQSNIALSCYAISTISLILFVLVERKIHNPMMNLKLFQDRMFVGASIVVILSNLFLIGVTVLLPTFLTKLQGRTEIEAAFLVTPISAMIFLISPVAATLIKKLGKVTIILSGFLVMGLSYYWLQMIDVHSTNIEIIIPCMILGVGYGLVVGPITVLSASSFEGELLTASQSVVSMLRQVGIVLAVAIFVSNLTHNLTVNKEKVYRYAEEKVRNIHVNSTEQTEILQITKEKIENQSLESNINKKQNAMTMGLSKEKKEELIRDKTDEILRKVPVEYRDVKREEVMRQVTKEVEKQEESIKKEVLTFSNDVNHYAKNQMAMSFTDLYKASVPIILICAFVSLLFWEGKALSKKRRGRLVEEA, from the coding sequence ATGGAGCAAACAAAGGGTATTAAGATTGTCTTTTTAATGTGTCTAGGTATCTTTCTTTGTATGATTGATACGACAATTATGAATATAGCTTTACCGGCAATACAATCGAGTGTAAATACTTCATTAGAAAAGATGTCTTGGGTATTAAATGTTTATACAATGACGATTGCAGTACTCGCCATTCCGTTAGGGCGGATAGCTGATATCTTTGGAAAAGCAAAGATGTATATTCTTGGTTTGGTGATTTTTGGTGGTGGATCGGTACTTTGCGCTTTTGCTAATACAGGTGATTTTCTTATTTTTTCTCGTTTTATACAAAGTATTGGGGCAGCGATTTTATTTCCAACAAGTATGGTAATTGGTGTATCAGCTATGCCATTAGCTAAGAGGCATGTTGCGCTTGCGATTTTAGGAGTAACACAAGGATTGTCAGCTGCTATGGGACCAGTGATAGGTGGAATTATTACGCAAAATTTAGGATGGAGATGGGTGTTCTTCGTTAATGTTCCGGTTTGTATAATAGGAATCGTGTTATGTTGCATCATGCTACAAATAAAAAATGAAGAACGTATTATCTCAAAAATAGATTGGATAGGACTACTATTAAGTAGCACAGCAATTTTTTCATTTACTCTCATATTAGTAAAAGGTAATACATGGGGATGGCAAAGTAATATTGCTTTGTCTTGTTATGCAATTAGCACTATTTCTCTTATTCTATTTGTTTTAGTAGAACGAAAGATTCATAACCCAATGATGAATTTAAAGTTATTTCAAGATCGAATGTTTGTCGGAGCGTCTATCGTTGTTATATTAAGTAATTTATTTTTAATTGGAGTTACTGTATTGCTTCCAACGTTCTTGACGAAACTACAAGGTCGGACGGAAATTGAAGCGGCTTTTTTAGTGACACCTATTTCAGCAATGATATTTTTAATCTCACCAGTTGCAGCAACTTTAATTAAAAAACTCGGAAAAGTAACTATTATTTTGTCAGGATTTCTTGTTATGGGGCTTTCCTACTATTGGTTGCAAATGATTGATGTTCATTCAACAAATATAGAAATTATTATTCCGTGTATGATATTAGGTGTTGGATATGGTTTAGTAGTGGGGCCAATTACAGTTTTAAGTGCTTCTTCATTTGAAGGAGAACTGTTAACTGCTTCTCAAAGTGTTGTATCAATGTTACGACAAGTTGGAATTGTATTGGCGGTTGCAATATTTGTCTCTAACTTAACTCATAATTTAACTGTAAATAAAGAAAAAGTATATCGTTATGCAGAAGAAAAGGTGCGGAATATTCATGTGAATAGTACTGAGCAAACTGAAATTTTACAAATAACTAAAGAAAAAATAGAGAATCAAAGTTTAGAATCGAATATAAATAAGAAACAAAATGCAATGACAATGGGATTAAGTAAAGAGAAGAAGGAAGAATTGATTCGCGACAAGACGGATGAAATATTAAGAAAAGTTCCAGTAGAATATAGGGATGTAAAAAGAGAAGAAGTTATGAGGCAAGTGACAAAAGAAGTTGAAAAACAAGAGGAAAGTATAAAGAAAGAGGTACTCACATTCTCGAATGATGTGAATCATTATGCCAAGAATCAGATGGCTATGAGTTTTACAGATTTATATAAAGCAAGTGTGCCAATTATTTTAATTTGTGCTTTCGTAAGTTTGTTGTTTTGGGAAGGGAAAGCTTTGAGTAAAAAGAGAAGGGGAAGATTAGTAGAAGAAGCGTAA
- a CDS encoding MFS transporter, whose amino-acid sequence MLDKAGALIDNHVYTEEEQQKLYKRTLIIVSISQMFGGAGLAAGITVGALLAQQMLGTDAFAGLPTAMFTLGSALAALTNSIILLLISLLIYGAGTATNLQARYAGTDLADKKQRATAVSITMVMTTFGAVAGPNLVGVMGSFAHSIGVPKLAGPFILSAAAFILAGLVLFVMLRPDPLIIANIIERYKQEHTYKGQPITEEAKENKRGITVGAIVMILTQIVMVAIMTMTPVHMGHHGHGLSAVGLVIGFHVGAMYLPSLVTGMLIDKIGRTTMSIAGGVILLAAGVIAAIAPSDSLLLLIVALSLLGLGWNLGLISGTAQIVDSTTPYTRAKTQGKIDVFIALAGASGGAMSGMVVANSSYAALSLAGGVLALLLIPVVIWSRKGVRN is encoded by the coding sequence TTGCTAGATAAGGCAGGGGCTTTAATAGATAATCATGTGTACACAGAAGAAGAGCAACAAAAACTATACAAACGAACGTTAATAATCGTCAGCATTTCACAAATGTTTGGCGGTGCAGGACTAGCTGCTGGTATTACAGTGGGAGCACTTCTTGCGCAGCAAATGCTTGGAACAGATGCATTTGCAGGATTACCAACTGCTATGTTTACATTGGGATCGGCATTAGCAGCTTTAACAAATAGTATTATTCTTTTACTTATTTCTTTACTCATATATGGTGCCGGTACAGCCACGAATCTACAAGCTCGTTATGCAGGTACAGATTTAGCAGATAAGAAGCAGAGAGCAACGGCTGTTAGTATTACGATGGTAATGACGACTTTCGGTGCAGTTGCAGGACCAAATTTAGTAGGGGTAATGGGAAGTTTTGCTCATTCAATTGGAGTTCCTAAACTTGCAGGTCCGTTCATACTATCGGCAGCAGCATTTATACTGGCGGGGCTAGTTCTTTTTGTTATGCTTCGTCCAGATCCTTTAATTATTGCTAACATAATAGAAAGATATAAACAGGAACATACATATAAAGGGCAACCAATAACAGAAGAAGCGAAAGAAAATAAACGAGGTATTACAGTTGGAGCAATCGTAATGATACTTACGCAAATCGTGATGGTTGCGATTATGACGATGACGCCAGTTCATATGGGACACCACGGTCACGGTTTAAGTGCAGTAGGACTTGTGATAGGTTTTCATGTAGGTGCAATGTATCTTCCATCTCTCGTTACAGGAATGTTAATTGATAAAATTGGCCGAACTACAATGAGCATAGCTGGTGGAGTGATTTTACTTGCAGCGGGTGTCATAGCTGCGATAGCGCCAAGTGATTCTTTATTATTATTAATCGTTGCTCTTTCTTTACTTGGGCTAGGATGGAACCTCGGATTGATTAGTGGTACAGCACAAATTGTTGATTCCACAACACCGTATACACGTGCTAAAACACAAGGGAAAATAGATGTTTTTATTGCGCTAGCTGGAGCTTCTGGTGGAGCGATGTCAGGTATGGTAGTAGCGAATTCAAGTTATGCGGCATTGTCATTGGCTGGAGGCGTGTTAGCGTTGTTACTTATTCCTGTTGTGATATGGTCTCGAAAAGGGGTAAGAAATTAA
- a CDS encoding polyphosphate kinase 2 family protein, with translation MENGHLAKVDLTKKIESKSKYNKKLEKYQRRLLALQQILKEEKIAVMLVMEGWDAAGKGGVIKRVTEHLDPRGFQVNPIGAPAPHEKRYHYLQRFWRKIPQYGQITIFDRSWYGRVLVERVEGFATKEEWMRAYDEINGFEKLLTDDHYIIGKFFYHISKEEQLKRFKDREKNPLKRWKITDEDWRNREKWDEYVEAMEDMFEKTSKQNAKWHIIESNDKLYARVKTLKIIISFIEDYFLEHGIELPSYYYEMKEDIEVLQDVGVKE, from the coding sequence ATGGAAAATGGACATCTTGCTAAAGTAGATTTAACGAAAAAAATTGAATCAAAATCTAAGTACAACAAGAAACTCGAAAAATATCAAAGGCGCTTATTAGCATTACAGCAAATTTTGAAAGAAGAAAAAATCGCGGTTATGCTTGTTATGGAAGGATGGGATGCGGCTGGTAAAGGTGGGGTAATTAAGCGGGTGACGGAACATCTTGACCCGCGTGGGTTCCAAGTAAATCCAATTGGAGCGCCTGCACCTCATGAAAAACGTTACCATTATTTGCAACGTTTCTGGCGCAAAATTCCACAGTACGGGCAAATTACCATTTTTGATCGCTCATGGTACGGTCGAGTGTTAGTTGAGCGTGTTGAAGGTTTTGCTACAAAGGAAGAGTGGATGAGAGCATACGATGAGATTAATGGTTTTGAAAAACTACTAACAGATGACCATTACATAATAGGGAAGTTCTTCTACCATATAAGTAAAGAGGAACAGTTAAAGAGATTTAAAGATAGAGAGAAAAATCCTTTGAAAAGATGGAAAATTACAGACGAAGATTGGCGTAATCGTGAAAAATGGGATGAGTATGTTGAAGCGATGGAAGACATGTTTGAAAAAACAAGTAAGCAAAATGCGAAGTGGCATATTATTGAAAGTAACGATAAATTGTATGCCCGTGTGAAAACGTTAAAAATCATTATTTCATTCATAGAGGATTATTTCTTAGAACATGGTATAGAATTGCCTTCTTATTATTATGAAATGAAAGAGGATATTGAAGTTTTGCAAGATGTAGGTGTGAAAGAGTAA
- a CDS encoding PadR family transcriptional regulator — protein MKGRDVVLGLLMEKELSGYDIKIVFEDVFTHFFDGSFGMIYPTLRQLENEGKIKKEVVMQEGKPNKKMYFITDEGREEFYQYMQTPVEKDVLRSDFLMRMYFGNYSDDVTIKKWIKDEIERKEAYIADLRLKYEKWRVGITFVEEISLDVGIASYSAQVETLKKKLEELEAKENNKTEE, from the coding sequence TTGAAGGGAAGAGATGTTGTTTTAGGTTTATTAATGGAAAAGGAATTGTCTGGTTACGATATTAAAATTGTGTTTGAAGACGTATTTACTCATTTTTTTGATGGAAGTTTTGGAATGATTTATCCAACGTTACGACAATTGGAGAATGAGGGGAAAATAAAAAAAGAAGTTGTCATGCAAGAGGGAAAACCGAATAAGAAAATGTACTTTATTACAGATGAGGGGCGTGAAGAATTTTATCAATACATGCAGACGCCTGTAGAGAAGGATGTTTTACGTTCGGATTTTTTAATGAGAATGTATTTTGGTAACTATAGTGATGATGTAACAATAAAAAAATGGATTAAAGATGAAATTGAAAGAAAAGAAGCGTACATTGCAGATCTTCGATTGAAATATGAAAAGTGGAGAGTAGGTATTACTTTCGTCGAAGAAATTTCACTAGATGTAGGTATTGCATCGTATAGTGCACAAGTGGAGACTTTGAAGAAAAAATTAGAAGAGTTAGAGGCGAAAGAAAACAATAAAACAGAAGAATGA
- a CDS encoding 8-oxo-dGTP diphosphatase, with amino-acid sequence MPSNSHNIEHRIYTMCMIQRNNEVLLIKRPSHRGFPGYIAPGGKVDFPESIVQAAIREVKEETGLLVSNLTFKGLDEYVNPKVNVRYMVFNYWTDSFEGELLLNPPEGELLWIPIDTALHLPMQDWFKERFPLFFETGTFEIQRVWDNELDKQIAITITHT; translated from the coding sequence ATGCCTTCAAATTCACATAACATCGAGCACCGCATCTATACAATGTGTATGATCCAGCGCAACAATGAAGTTTTACTCATAAAACGCCCCAGCCATCGAGGTTTCCCTGGCTACATCGCTCCTGGCGGCAAAGTAGATTTCCCCGAAAGTATCGTTCAAGCCGCTATAAGAGAAGTAAAAGAGGAAACTGGATTACTTGTTTCGAATTTAACTTTTAAAGGATTAGATGAATATGTAAATCCGAAAGTTAATGTTCGGTACATGGTATTTAACTACTGGACAGACTCATTTGAAGGTGAACTTCTTTTAAACCCTCCTGAGGGCGAATTATTATGGATACCAATCGATACAGCACTACATCTTCCTATGCAAGATTGGTTTAAAGAGAGATTCCCATTATTTTTTGAAACAGGCACTTTTGAAATTCAACGTGTTTGGGATAATGAGCTAGATAAACAAATTGCTATAACAATTACACATACGTAA
- a CDS encoding leucine-rich repeat domain-containing protein: MKKIVELCEACKHDPVYKIEESDEANQPYKLCNQCHERLISLSLHPKEWYHLVMIHSPYKYYLHDSFYEEDGKAKQPKLEMNEHKLAPVPTLEEVRSSLEELLDYTMTRWFLQEAEIEALNRYNQNEVLDAVINRFSNTMNGVIKTRLLEIVICVLGEFASDWIRKLWKEFDEYLLAPLSHAAAYCLPFEEAFPLVIERLKTVLKSELPTTSFICLHSFQSSETLDWIEEHAVSFHSDWARLAAVSQLTWKRIKSWLRKGHPLSLIALDAMVSCISSNEDVLHEMDPKILLADPSEIKPTLIAYKERDNVPTVKTSVKTILENKTEIFQYMNPLQISIKKKPQNFLVMDGTVQIHENRLDEYVNFINTNNFTGVYINDLRYSLHHINFLERCPQIESLHISSTYITDYSALYKLKNLKSLSLEEPQVPLNLTELESFTNLEELHIQCNKNIKGFESCPNLKELYIWKYKPKQKNLEELISLQKIEKLSITQGNISSLKGCRSFPKLKHLELNYLRHLEHIDEIENNAPTLKYIEFDHCSKLKNHEYLRYLTELEILILSSCGNIRNLQFIKELPKLKHLSFVDSTIVDGNLESCVGIDFVGFNNKRHYSHKFKELNPDFSY; encoded by the coding sequence ATGAAAAAAATAGTAGAATTATGTGAAGCTTGCAAACATGATCCAGTATATAAAATAGAAGAATCCGATGAAGCAAATCAACCTTATAAATTATGCAACCAATGTCATGAGCGTCTTATTTCGTTATCTTTACATCCTAAAGAATGGTACCACCTTGTAATGATTCACTCACCTTATAAATATTATTTGCATGATAGTTTTTATGAAGAAGATGGTAAAGCGAAGCAACCAAAATTAGAGATGAATGAGCACAAACTTGCACCCGTGCCCACTTTAGAAGAAGTTCGCTCTAGTTTAGAGGAATTACTTGATTACACCATGACTAGATGGTTTCTTCAAGAAGCAGAAATTGAAGCTCTTAATAGGTACAATCAAAACGAAGTACTAGATGCTGTTATAAATCGCTTTTCAAACACAATGAATGGTGTAATTAAAACTAGATTACTTGAGATTGTTATATGTGTACTAGGAGAATTCGCCTCAGATTGGATAAGAAAACTGTGGAAAGAATTTGATGAATATTTACTTGCACCTCTTTCTCACGCTGCAGCTTACTGTTTACCATTTGAAGAAGCCTTTCCTTTAGTAATAGAAAGACTAAAAACAGTATTAAAAAGTGAGCTTCCGACCACTTCCTTCATTTGTCTGCATTCTTTTCAATCCTCAGAAACATTAGATTGGATAGAGGAACATGCAGTATCATTTCATAGCGATTGGGCGCGATTAGCTGCAGTATCACAACTAACTTGGAAACGAATTAAATCTTGGCTAAGAAAAGGACACCCCTTAAGTTTAATCGCACTGGATGCAATGGTTAGCTGTATATCTTCAAATGAAGATGTACTACATGAAATGGATCCAAAAATTTTATTAGCAGATCCGTCAGAAATAAAGCCAACTTTAATAGCTTACAAAGAAAGAGATAATGTTCCAACCGTCAAAACAAGTGTTAAAACTATTTTAGAAAATAAAACAGAAATATTTCAATACATGAATCCTTTACAAATATCTATCAAAAAGAAACCACAAAACTTTTTAGTTATGGATGGCACAGTACAAATCCATGAAAACAGACTGGATGAGTACGTAAACTTCATTAATACAAACAACTTTACTGGTGTTTACATTAATGATCTTAGGTATAGTTTGCACCATATTAATTTTCTTGAACGCTGCCCACAAATTGAAAGCTTACACATTAGTAGTACATATATTACTGATTATTCAGCCCTATATAAATTAAAAAACTTAAAATCTTTATCACTAGAAGAACCACAAGTTCCACTAAACTTAACAGAGCTAGAAAGCTTTACAAATTTAGAGGAACTTCACATACAGTGTAATAAAAACATTAAGGGCTTCGAATCTTGTCCTAACTTAAAAGAACTATACATTTGGAAATACAAACCGAAACAAAAGAACCTTGAAGAATTAATTTCTTTGCAAAAAATCGAAAAACTAAGCATTACACAAGGGAATATTAGTTCATTAAAAGGATGTAGATCATTCCCTAAATTAAAGCATTTAGAACTCAATTATTTAAGACATTTAGAGCATATTGATGAAATTGAAAACAATGCTCCAACTTTAAAATACATCGAATTCGATCATTGCAGTAAGCTTAAAAACCACGAATATTTGCGCTATTTAACAGAATTAGAAATTCTCATCTTATCAAGTTGTGGTAACATACGAAATCTACAATTCATTAAAGAACTACCAAAATTAAAACATTTAAGCTTCGTGGATTCTACGATTGTAGACGGAAATTTAGAATCTTGCGTCGGAATTGATTTTGTTGGTTTTAATAATAAAAGGCATTATAGTCATAAATTCAAAGAATTAAATCCAGATTTTTCATACTAA
- a CDS encoding ketoacyl-ACP synthase III has translation MHSKSRITAIGTYVPDQILSNNDLEKMVHTNDEWILQRTGMRERRIASEEEYSSNLAIKAIKNLCTTYKKNLEDVDCIIVATTTADYVFPSVACQIQQYFNIPHTLAFDLNATCAGFTYGLHVGNSLITSGSHEKVLVVATETLSKVTDYSDRTTCILFGDGAGAILLERDEDTPSFIAAHMGTNGDGGIHLYRTNLSTTMNGTPLQTNEKIVQNGREVYKWATRTVPKGIKDLIHTANMQVDDIDWFIPHSANLRMIESICEKSQIPIQKTLTSVEYMGNTSSVTIPLALDLAIKEGKLNNGDTLLLYGFGGGLTHLGLILEWNLI, from the coding sequence ATGCATTCTAAATCTCGTATTACTGCAATTGGTACTTATGTTCCAGATCAAATATTGTCTAATAACGATTTAGAAAAGATGGTCCATACGAATGATGAATGGATTTTACAAAGAACAGGAATGAGGGAAAGAAGAATCGCTAGCGAAGAAGAATACTCCTCAAACTTAGCCATTAAAGCAATTAAAAATTTATGTACAACATATAAGAAAAACTTAGAAGATGTCGACTGTATCATTGTCGCTACTACTACTGCTGATTACGTTTTCCCTAGTGTTGCTTGCCAAATACAACAATACTTCAACATACCTCATACACTAGCTTTTGATTTAAATGCAACTTGTGCTGGTTTTACATATGGACTACACGTCGGTAATAGCTTAATCACTTCTGGATCACATGAAAAAGTACTTGTCGTAGCGACAGAAACATTATCTAAAGTTACTGATTATAGCGATAGAACGACCTGTATTTTATTCGGTGATGGTGCTGGAGCTATTTTATTAGAAAGAGATGAAGACACCCCAAGCTTTATCGCTGCTCACATGGGAACAAACGGTGATGGCGGCATTCATCTATATAGAACAAACTTATCTACTACTATGAATGGCACACCACTGCAAACAAATGAAAAAATCGTTCAAAATGGAAGAGAAGTATATAAATGGGCAACACGTACAGTGCCAAAAGGCATAAAAGATTTAATACATACCGCAAATATGCAAGTAGATGATATAGACTGGTTCATACCCCACAGCGCTAACTTACGAATGATCGAATCTATTTGCGAAAAATCTCAAATTCCAATACAAAAAACATTAACGAGCGTGGAATATATGGGGAATACCTCTTCAGTCACCATTCCACTCGCTCTAGATTTAGCTATAAAAGAAGGAAAGTTAAATAATGGAGACACACTTTTACTATACGGATTCGGTGGAGGACTTACGCATTTAGGACTTATTTTAGAATGGAATTTAATTTAA